The Syngnathus typhle isolate RoL2023-S1 ecotype Sweden linkage group LG3, RoL_Styp_1.0, whole genome shotgun sequence genome window below encodes:
- the mxi1 gene encoding max-interacting protein 1 isoform X2, which produces MLNASNKVNDSKAQERMTAVQLMNIQRLLEAAEYLERRERECEHGYASTFPSNQDTNYQRQRKFRNKKFSSNHNRSTHNELEKNRRAHLRLCLERLKALIPLGPDCSRHTTLGLLNKAKAHIKKLEEADRKSQYQLESLEREQRHLQRQLELLSGGGGTAVEGERIRMNSVGSTLGSERSDSDQEEIEVDVESTELSHGELDSLSTASTSDLDDHSSLQSMASDEGYSSCSVKLAFSS; this is translated from the exons ATGTTAAACGCTAGCAATAAGGTGAACGACAGCAAGGCTCAGGAAAGAATGACGGCTGTTCAGCTAATGAATATCCAGCGTCTATTGGAAGCCGCGGAATATCTCGAAAGGAGAGAAAGAG AGTGTGAACACGGATATGCATCGACGTTTCCTTCAAATCAGGACACAAACTACCAGAGGCAAAGGAAATTCCGAAATAAGAAATTCAGCAGTAACCACAATAG GTCCACACACAACGAGCTGGAGAAGAATAG ACGGGCTCATCTGCGACTGTGTCTGGAGCGCTTGAAGGCCCTCATCCCGCTGGGACCGGACTGCAGCCGCCATACCACCCTGGGCCTGCTCAACAAAGCCAAAGCACATATAAAG AAACTTGAAGAAGCCGACAGGAAGAGCCAGTACCAGCTGGAGTCTTTGGAGCGTGAGCAGAGGCACCTCCAACGCCAACTAGAACTGCTGAGTGGAGGAGGCGGAACGGCCGTGGAGGGCGAGAGGATACGCATGAACAGCGTGGGCTCCACTCTAGGTTCTGAGCGCTCCGACTCCGACCAGG AGGAGATCGAGGTGGACGTGGAGAGCACGGAGTTATCCCACGGAGAGCTGGACAGTCTGAGCACAGCCAGCACCAGCGACCTGGATGACCACAGCAGCCTGCAGAGCATGGCCAGTGATGAGGGATATTCCTCTTGCAGTGTCAAACTTGCCTTCTCCTCCTAG